In the Wyeomyia smithii strain HCP4-BCI-WySm-NY-G18 chromosome 2, ASM2978416v1, whole genome shotgun sequence genome, one interval contains:
- the LOC129722761 gene encoding uncharacterized protein LOC129722761: protein MDSENNPETLQSCRSLLSGNDLLAHYVATYELNSCFERLVLPEEELAHQDQIIRLKEEFRQILAQQRVDREEAFSKGEWEADRKRVRVVKAFGKYNVFGYQQDKQLYLQGYEALHLMEMKRLIVYWDTVIVSMEQAYVLFLGYPDSLDLEEYLVYSMLMRTGFYLLKFDANRIYQSHDDSSKTLDEYSKCVWRNLYDMLNQPNPLLEETENSLDLEQYNDIRRSMLSFGNKIMSPTKPEVFEQSKSKRKRVNSDHETNVSHDIKDTTEQSYECKLKQFSDLFESFDVIKSSLVNLPTDENEESSQLKLSFDMFTADGSVFRKSFPPAPEHRILVSRSNQPLPTAGEIGRLFQGQPEPLVPILMFRVSDTLSLSCFLYCFTKLPSNLVAVRYPGCSIQRKSVETEDVHLN from the exons ATGGACAGTGAAAATAATCCAGAAACTCTTCAAAGCTGTAGATCATTACTCAG TGGGAACGATTTGCTGGCTCATTATGTTGCCACTTATGAACTGAACAGCTGTTTCGAACGGCTTGTCCTACCAGAAGAGGAATTGGCCCATCAGGATCAAATCATTCGGCTAAAAG AGGAATTTCGCCAAATACTTGCACAACAACGAGTTGATAGAGAAGAAGCATTCTCAAAAGGAGAATGGGAGGCGGACAGGAAACGTGTAAGAGTCGTAAAGGCTTTTGGTAAATATAACGTTTTTGGCTATCAACAAGACAAACAGTTATATTTGCAAGGGTATGAAGCACTGCATCTCATGGAAATG AAAAGGCTGATTGTTTACTGGGATACGGTGATCGTGTCAATGGAACAAGCATATGTGTTGTTTTTGGGATATCCAGATTCACTAGACTTAGAAGAGTACCTTGTCTACAGTATGTTAATGAGAactggattttatttattgaaattCGACGCCAATAGAATCTATCAATCGCATGATGACTCTAGTAAAACGTTAGATGAATATTCGAAATGTGTCTGGCGGAATTTGTATGACATGTTGAACCAGCCTAATCCACTGCTAGAAGAAACTGAGAATTCGCTGGATCTAGAACAATACAATGATATAAGACGTTCTATGTTAAGTTTTGGAAACAAAATCATGTCACCTACAAAACCCGAAGTTTTTGAGCAGAGTAAATCAAAACGAAAACGTGTTAATTCTGATCACGAAACAAACGTTAGTCATGATATAAAGGACACAACAGAACAGAGTTATGAATGCAAACTTAAGCAATTCAGTGATCTTTTTGAAAGTTTTGATGTTATAAAAAGTTCACTAGTCAATTTACCGACTGATGAAAATGAAGAGAGTAGCCAGTTGAAACTTTCGTTCGACATGTTTACCGCTGATGGATCTGTTTTTCGCAAAAGTTTTCCACCGGCCCCTGAGCATAGGATATTGGTCAGCAG GTCGAACCAACCGTTGCCGACTGCTGGCGAAATTGGGCGTCTTTTTCAAGGCCAGCCTGAGCCACTGGTGCCTATTTTAATGTTTCGCGTATCTGACACGCTGTCCTTAAGCTGTTTTTTGTACTGTTTTACCAAGTTACCTTCAAATCTCGTGGCTGTACGCTACCCAGGGTGCTCCATACAACGGAAAAGTGTCGAGACAGAAGATGTGCATTTAAACTAA